In the Pyrolobus fumarii 1A genome, one interval contains:
- a CDS encoding ATP-binding protein, giving the protein MSGPPTTERGSLFDVDGFIEKSTRYIREAVGDDCAVVAVSGGVDSTTAAVLAYRALGEKLHPVFIDTGFMRLGEDVHVPKLLRSVLPNLTVLKERSRFYEAVMGVPDAEEKRKRFREVFYRVLSEFAEKVGCRKLVQGTIAPDVIETTGGIKTQHNVLRDVGLDPVSRYGFEVVEPLRELYKDQVRMVARKLGVPREIVERQPFPGPGLLVRCVGACSPEKLSVLRVADKMFTGLVEYLGWRPSQYLVAVWESERHPGKTLEIDGIRMEAYAARATGVKGDARAYGLVYVADVDPRSALEKFLWAKLTSLDRDAVRLVARLWSGGGGKYVVAIRAVQTEDFMTADVALPDRETLEVIVEGLSGIRNVAEIVYDVTPKPPATIEYE; this is encoded by the coding sequence GTGTCGGGACCGCCCACCACGGAGAGAGGCTCCTTGTTCGACGTGGATGGTTTCATCGAAAAGTCGACTAGGTACATACGCGAGGCTGTCGGCGACGATTGTGCAGTGGTAGCTGTCTCTGGGGGCGTTGACAGCACCACCGCCGCTGTACTCGCGTATCGTGCGTTAGGCGAGAAGCTACACCCGGTGTTCATCGACACGGGTTTCATGAGACTAGGGGAGGATGTCCATGTTCCAAAGCTGCTTAGGAGCGTGCTACCGAACCTCACGGTCCTGAAGGAGAGGAGCCGCTTCTACGAGGCTGTTATGGGCGTCCCGGATGCCGAAGAGAAGAGGAAGAGGTTCAGAGAGGTCTTCTATCGGGTGCTTTCTGAGTTTGCGGAGAAAGTTGGATGCAGGAAGCTAGTGCAGGGCACCATAGCCCCGGACGTCATCGAGACCACGGGCGGCATCAAGACACAGCACAACGTGCTTCGCGATGTGGGCCTGGATCCGGTCTCAAGGTATGGCTTCGAGGTTGTTGAGCCCCTCCGTGAGCTCTACAAGGACCAGGTTAGGATGGTTGCAAGAAAGCTTGGCGTGCCCCGGGAGATTGTCGAGAGACAGCCTTTCCCGGGGCCTGGCCTCCTCGTAAGGTGTGTAGGAGCTTGCAGCCCCGAGAAGCTCTCGGTGCTGCGCGTAGCTGACAAGATGTTCACGGGTCTTGTAGAGTACCTCGGGTGGAGGCCCTCCCAGTACCTGGTTGCCGTCTGGGAGTCTGAGAGGCACCCAGGTAAGACGCTCGAGATCGACGGTATCAGGATGGAGGCTTACGCGGCTAGGGCCACCGGCGTTAAGGGTGACGCTAGGGCCTACGGGCTGGTCTACGTGGCAGACGTAGATCCTAGATCGGCTCTCGAGAAGTTCCTCTGGGCCAAGCTGACTAGTCTCGACCGTGACGCGGTGAGGCTAGTTGCTAGGTTGTGGAGCGGAGGCGGAGGCAAGTACGTTGTTGCAATAAGAGCTGTGCAGACAGAGGACTTCATGACCGCCGATGTTGCGCTGCCTGACCGCGAGACTCTAGAGGTCATAGTGGAGGGGCTCTCTGGTATAAGGAATGTAGCCGAGATAGTCTATGACGTGACGCCAAAGCCTCCTGCTACCATCGAGTATGAGTAG
- a CDS encoding 4Fe-4S binding protein: MIRVVSVGFDAPLAERVELEKLPSVIHETIEAKQAIIVVARGAWHLWNELRQWMDRKGLNWLLVEPLDPLEANLAKVAFEQMLAARMTLAGFQGRSEAPSVITGEKRVTRRELLREAPAALTKYVDGVWVANTSPCSSPACPLCTSVCPYDALEGKPPRLDAMRCAGCGLCLSACPYRVLWKNSSSPHALWDYIRYLPGIEPGLVVYACRDSIAELLEGLKDHDDKRIIVVPVVCPGDVTLDLLLAPHLLGLRPVIYCPRAGEECGKESVTEYIRLVLSSYQSIVGEEPLVASTPSEVVEAQPGERLLEPWESPPSDLMAAARLAAEKLLSKRGVTDYVKINVPLVARHELDANRCTLCGACAAKCPMGALSLVLEGERESLVHDPSKCIACKTCEAVCPEDALRVVYAAPYSLGRRVLHAEEVVKCRVCGRPVGPKRLVESVASKLRASNAPKALMDTLYLCEECRRRRALGLLEQDDRSKVES, encoded by the coding sequence GTGATACGTGTAGTCAGCGTCGGATTCGACGCTCCTCTCGCAGAGCGTGTCGAGCTAGAAAAGCTCCCAAGCGTCATACACGAGACAATCGAGGCAAAACAAGCAATCATAGTTGTTGCTCGTGGCGCGTGGCATCTGTGGAACGAGCTAAGACAGTGGATGGACCGCAAGGGGCTTAACTGGCTCCTAGTCGAGCCTCTCGACCCCCTCGAAGCCAACCTGGCAAAGGTTGCTTTCGAGCAGATGCTCGCAGCTAGGATGACGCTAGCAGGTTTCCAGGGTAGATCAGAAGCGCCAAGTGTAATCACTGGAGAGAAGCGTGTCACGAGAAGAGAATTATTGAGAGAGGCTCCAGCTGCTCTAACCAAGTACGTGGATGGCGTTTGGGTTGCAAACACATCGCCATGCTCTTCACCGGCGTGTCCGTTGTGTACTAGCGTGTGTCCATACGACGCGCTTGAAGGTAAGCCGCCGAGACTAGATGCTATGAGGTGCGCTGGTTGCGGGTTGTGCCTGAGTGCTTGCCCCTACCGGGTGCTCTGGAAGAACAGCTCATCGCCACACGCTCTTTGGGACTATATCCGCTACCTGCCAGGCATAGAGCCGGGCCTCGTCGTCTACGCGTGTAGAGACTCTATCGCAGAGCTTCTAGAGGGGCTCAAAGACCATGATGACAAGAGGATTATCGTGGTTCCAGTCGTATGCCCTGGTGACGTGACCCTAGACCTGCTACTCGCGCCGCATCTTCTCGGTCTCCGGCCGGTCATCTACTGTCCCAGGGCGGGTGAAGAATGCGGCAAGGAGAGCGTAACAGAGTACATACGACTGGTTCTATCCAGCTACCAGAGCATAGTCGGCGAAGAGCCGTTGGTAGCATCCACGCCCAGCGAGGTCGTGGAGGCACAGCCGGGTGAAAGGCTGCTCGAGCCTTGGGAGTCACCCCCATCGGATCTAATGGCTGCAGCGAGACTAGCAGCAGAGAAACTGCTATCCAAGAGAGGCGTCACGGACTACGTCAAGATAAACGTCCCACTAGTGGCGCGCCACGAGCTTGACGCGAATAGGTGTACGCTCTGCGGAGCCTGTGCAGCCAAGTGTCCTATGGGAGCGCTCTCCCTTGTCCTCGAGGGAGAACGCGAGAGTCTGGTGCATGACCCGTCTAAGTGCATAGCATGTAAAACGTGTGAAGCGGTCTGCCCGGAGGACGCCCTAAGAGTGGTATACGCGGCGCCCTATAGCCTAGGCAGGCGTGTGCTGCACGCTGAGGAGGTTGTGAAGTGTAGGGTCTGCGGCCGGCCCGTCGGCCCTAAGCGTCTCGTGGAGAGCGTTGCCTCGAAGCTCCGCGCGAGCAACGCCCCCAAGGCGCTCATGGATACTCTGTACCTATGCGAGGAGTGTAGAAGGCGGAGGGCACTAGGGCTACTAGAGCAGGACGACAGGAGCAAAGTAGAGTCATAA
- a CDS encoding endo alpha-1,4 polygalactosaminidase, with translation MLALGTCPCIYYGHLDQTIVEQMAHCDLIVLSPLANPTLVSELSQDRIVLGYVSIATVGGWEPWASRVTPDLVVGVNPTWNERIVDACSEEWRQILLDAVKWVLDRGFNGVFLDNLDVVDRYPWMKECIASLVKEVRREYPNAIIMVNRGFSILRDIAPFIDYLLVESFPSYYDFQAKTYRIHCFDDLEWIVSKLREAEKLSMEYGFRIVILAYGEPRNSSLVKRICNILDKYARGIPVYLATWDLQQLGVCDPCAAPHKALVARATPTTKLSASATSIKTSTISVAAQEPGPAVESTTRYDTHTVTEGYGHSITAILVSMSLVIGGLLAGIIATAYFTRAKR, from the coding sequence TTGCTCGCCCTCGGCACATGCCCCTGTATATACTACGGGCATCTAGACCAGACGATAGTCGAACAGATGGCACACTGTGATCTCATAGTGTTGTCGCCGCTTGCTAACCCAACGCTGGTTTCGGAGCTGTCGCAGGACAGGATAGTGCTTGGCTATGTGAGCATAGCTACTGTAGGCGGTTGGGAGCCGTGGGCCTCGAGAGTAACGCCGGACCTCGTTGTAGGTGTTAACCCTACATGGAATGAGCGTATAGTCGATGCTTGTAGCGAGGAGTGGAGGCAGATACTACTAGACGCGGTGAAATGGGTGCTTGACAGAGGGTTCAATGGCGTTTTCCTAGACAACCTTGATGTTGTAGACCGGTATCCGTGGATGAAGGAGTGTATAGCCTCTCTGGTAAAGGAGGTGAGGAGAGAGTACCCGAACGCCATTATAATGGTGAACAGGGGGTTCTCCATACTCAGAGATATAGCGCCGTTTATCGACTATCTACTCGTAGAGTCGTTCCCTAGCTATTACGACTTCCAAGCTAAGACTTACAGGATACACTGTTTTGACGACCTAGAATGGATTGTATCAAAGCTACGTGAAGCAGAGAAGCTTTCAATGGAGTATGGTTTCCGTATAGTGATACTCGCTTACGGCGAGCCCCGAAACAGTAGCCTCGTTAAACGCATATGTAACATTTTAGACAAGTATGCCAGAGGTATTCCAGTCTACCTTGCAACTTGGGATCTACAACAACTAGGGGTATGTGATCCCTGTGCAGCGCCACACAAGGCCTTGGTAGCGAGAGCAACACCAACTACTAAATTGAGTGCAAGTGCTACTAGCATTAAGACCAGCACCATTAGTGTAGCGGCACAGGAGCCAGGACCAGCAGTAGAGTCAACAACACGCTATGATACTCACACAGTTACTGAAGGCTATGGCCACTCTATTACAGCGATACTGGTTAGCATGAGCTTGGTAATAGGTGGTCTGCTGGCGGGTATCATCGCTACAGCCTACTTTACAAGGGCAAAGAGGTAA
- a CDS encoding phosphoribosyltransferase → MSEKQLRFITPSWSEIEELCMEIAEDVLRDGYKPDIVVGVLRGGIIPAKIVADYIGVKRIATVEVKFYAGIGATREEPVITQPLIENVRGQRILLVDDVADTGKTLAHVASFLNYYGPSEVRTATVYVKPWSMVKPDYYGEETDAWIIFPWERLEMLTELVEHHGFSLEDASEVTGIDPERAEQLLRLHRSS, encoded by the coding sequence TTGAGCGAGAAGCAGTTGCGCTTCATAACGCCCTCGTGGAGTGAGATAGAAGAGCTATGCATGGAAATCGCAGAGGATGTGCTACGAGACGGCTACAAGCCCGACATTGTGGTTGGCGTGCTAAGGGGTGGCATCATACCGGCTAAGATAGTAGCTGATTATATCGGCGTCAAGAGGATAGCTACTGTCGAAGTCAAGTTCTATGCTGGCATAGGTGCTACTCGCGAAGAGCCCGTGATAACACAGCCGCTTATCGAGAATGTGCGTGGCCAGCGTATACTCCTCGTGGATGATGTAGCTGACACCGGTAAGACACTTGCACACGTAGCAAGCTTCCTAAACTACTATGGCCCCTCGGAGGTGAGGACCGCAACCGTATACGTGAAGCCATGGTCCATGGTTAAACCGGATTACTACGGTGAGGAGACAGACGCGTGGATAATATTCCCGTGGGAGAGGCTAGAAATGCTCACGGAGCTCGTCGAACACCATGGTTTCAGTTTGGAGGACGCATCGGAGGTAACAGGCATTGACCCGGAGCGTGCAGAGCAACTGCTCCGCCTGCATAGATCTAGTTGA
- a CDS encoding ribosome biogenesis/translation initiation ATPase RLI, with protein MVRVAVVDRELCKPDKCSLECIRFCPINRTGGKAIELGEDGKPVVYEDVCIGCGICVKKCPFNALSIVNLPDELEKMLIHRYGPNAFKLYGLPAPRQGAILGVIGKNGTGKTTALRILAGELKPNLGIFDREPSWDEIIKRFRGTEIQAYLQRLAEGKIRAAHKIQYVDLVPRRVKGTVGKLLERADQRGVSKEIAKFLGLDRLWDRDVRRLSGGELQKFLVAAVLSRDADIYLFDEPSSYLDVRERIKVARAIRRFAPKNAYVVVVEHDIAMLDYLSDYVVVMYGEPGVYGIASKPYGVRVGVNNFLKGYLPAENVRIRSEPIRFHVREAPATVTAGREKYLEWGELLVKRDGFVLRAEPGELQKGEVVGVLGPNGIGKTTFVRVLAGELEPQEGYVYKPREELKVSYKPQYVSPAMFEGKTVEQVLREANPAALAPGSWLYTELVRRLGLHRLLDRRADSLSGGEMQKLAVAAALAREADIYLLDEPSAYLDVEERLTVARAIRRIVETRGVAALVVEHDVAVQDYISDRVMVFTGTPGKEGHAHRPMGLREGMNMFLKELGITFRRDPETGRPRVNKEDSYLDRLQKRLGEYYYIPKRGEEESEES; from the coding sequence GTGGTTAGGGTTGCGGTTGTCGACCGTGAGCTGTGTAAACCCGACAAGTGTAGCTTGGAGTGTATCCGCTTCTGTCCTATCAATAGGACCGGCGGCAAGGCGATAGAGCTTGGTGAGGATGGGAAGCCGGTGGTATACGAGGATGTATGTATAGGTTGTGGAATATGCGTCAAGAAGTGTCCGTTCAACGCGCTTAGCATAGTAAACCTGCCCGATGAGCTCGAGAAGATGCTTATACACCGTTATGGGCCGAACGCGTTCAAGCTCTACGGTCTGCCTGCTCCTAGGCAGGGTGCTATTCTCGGCGTCATCGGCAAGAACGGTACTGGAAAGACTACGGCGCTACGCATCCTGGCTGGCGAGTTGAAGCCAAACCTGGGCATCTTTGACCGCGAGCCATCCTGGGACGAGATAATCAAGAGGTTCAGAGGGACCGAGATACAGGCTTACCTCCAGAGGCTCGCTGAGGGCAAGATACGAGCGGCTCACAAGATACAGTATGTGGATCTGGTACCTAGGCGCGTGAAGGGCACGGTAGGCAAGCTGCTTGAGCGTGCAGACCAGAGGGGCGTCTCGAAGGAGATTGCCAAGTTCCTGGGGCTTGATAGGCTGTGGGACAGGGACGTTAGGCGCCTCTCGGGTGGCGAGCTGCAAAAGTTCCTAGTTGCAGCCGTATTGTCGCGCGATGCTGACATATACCTCTTTGACGAGCCGAGCAGCTACCTCGACGTCCGTGAGAGGATAAAAGTGGCTAGAGCTATCAGGAGGTTCGCGCCAAAGAACGCGTATGTGGTTGTCGTCGAACACGATATAGCGATGCTCGACTACCTCTCCGACTACGTTGTCGTGATGTATGGCGAGCCTGGAGTATACGGCATAGCGTCGAAACCGTATGGTGTACGCGTAGGTGTAAACAACTTCCTGAAGGGCTACTTGCCTGCCGAGAACGTTAGGATACGCTCGGAGCCAATACGCTTCCACGTACGCGAGGCACCAGCAACTGTAACGGCTGGCCGCGAGAAGTACCTCGAGTGGGGCGAGCTGCTAGTCAAGCGTGACGGGTTCGTCTTGCGTGCTGAGCCCGGGGAGCTCCAGAAGGGCGAGGTTGTCGGCGTACTGGGGCCCAACGGTATAGGCAAAACAACGTTCGTCCGTGTACTCGCGGGAGAGCTTGAGCCCCAGGAGGGCTACGTGTATAAGCCTAGAGAGGAGCTCAAGGTGAGCTACAAGCCCCAGTATGTCTCTCCAGCGATGTTCGAGGGTAAGACCGTAGAGCAGGTGTTGAGGGAGGCTAACCCGGCGGCACTCGCCCCCGGCTCCTGGCTGTACACCGAGCTCGTGAGGCGCCTCGGGCTTCACAGGCTACTTGATAGACGTGCAGATTCTCTATCCGGCGGTGAGATGCAGAAGCTCGCGGTTGCAGCTGCTCTAGCCAGAGAGGCTGACATATACCTGCTTGACGAGCCAAGCGCATACCTCGACGTAGAGGAGAGGCTGACGGTAGCCAGGGCGATAAGACGCATAGTAGAGACTAGGGGTGTAGCAGCTCTAGTGGTCGAGCACGACGTTGCAGTCCAAGACTACATTAGTGATAGGGTGATGGTGTTCACCGGTACGCCGGGCAAAGAGGGTCACGCACATCGACCAATGGGCCTAAGGGAGGGGATGAACATGTTCCTCAAGGAGCTGGGGATAACATTCCGTAGGGACCCGGAGACCGGGAGACCAAGGGTGAATAAGGAGGACTCGTATCTAGACCGGCTGCAGAAGAGGCTAGGCGAGTACTACTATATACCCAAGAGGGGCGAAGAGGAGAGCGAAGAGAGCTAG
- a CDS encoding PIN domain-containing protein encodes MQRRQRIEIVDTVYLIAYLNPDDRLHEHALTVIENMPSWRRVSQAALIELDLLMKSRGFTLEERMDTWSLLATLIPREHVEPLLPSDFALATVLVHDRKLDYFDALIAAQCINRGGKPLTTDMEIIKVVEEYLGGG; translated from the coding sequence GTGCAGAGGCGGCAGAGGATAGAAATAGTTGACACAGTGTACCTCATAGCCTATCTCAACCCTGACGACCGTCTGCACGAGCACGCCTTAACAGTTATAGAGAACATGCCATCGTGGAGGCGTGTGTCACAAGCAGCGCTTATCGAGCTGGACCTGCTCATGAAGAGTAGGGGGTTCACACTCGAAGAGCGCATGGATACTTGGAGTTTGCTCGCAACGCTGATACCCAGAGAGCATGTTGAGCCGCTGTTGCCGAGCGACTTTGCACTAGCAACCGTCCTGGTGCATGACAGAAAGCTAGACTACTTTGACGCGCTTATAGCTGCGCAGTGTATCAATCGCGGAGGTAAACCGCTAACCACCGACATGGAGATAATCAAGGTGGTTGAGGAGTATCTCGGGGGTGGCTAG
- a CDS encoding AbrB/MazE/SpoVT family DNA-binding domain-containing protein yields the protein MQRVVRLDSRGRILLPREVREALGLREGSKIAIRVRSDNVIELVPLDKLYERVSRVFREKMRDWREEEHEATRVLEAVTRAEAAEDRNS from the coding sequence TTGCAACGTGTTGTCCGTCTAGATTCGAGAGGTAGGATACTCCTTCCCCGCGAGGTGAGAGAGGCCCTCGGCTTGAGAGAAGGCTCCAAGATAGCAATACGCGTTAGAAGCGATAATGTCATTGAGCTTGTTCCCCTCGATAAGCTCTATGAGCGCGTGAGTAGGGTCTTCCGCGAGAAGATGAGAGACTGGAGGGAGGAAGAGCACGAAGCCACCAGGGTGCTAGAGGCGGTGACCCGTGCAGAGGCGGCAGAGGATAGAAATAGTTGA
- the fbp gene encoding fructose-1,6-bisphosphate aldolase/phosphatase, with translation MSEERKVTISVIKADIGSIAGHHKVHPDTMAAAARVLAEAKRKGVIIDFYVTHVGDDLQLIMTHRKGVDSPEIHELAWNAFKKAAEVAKELGLYAAGQDLLSDAFSGNIRGLGPGVAEMEIVERPSEPIVIFMADKTEPGAFNLPLFRAFADPFTTAGLVIDPRMHDGFRFQILDLYEGRMIELNAPEEMYDILALIGDPTRYVIKRIFRKTDGEIAAVVSSERLNLIAGRYVGKDDPVAIARVQHGFPALGEILEPFAFPHLVPGWMRGSHWGPLMPVGLRDARCTRFDGPPRVIALGFQVTKGRLIGPVDLFEDVAFDETRRLAQQIAEYMRRHGPFMPHRLHAEEMEYTTLPDVLKKLEGRWKKVEGPEAREIGKRERKESAEVQE, from the coding sequence ATGAGTGAGGAGCGCAAGGTTACAATTAGCGTCATAAAGGCTGATATCGGTAGCATTGCTGGGCACCACAAGGTACACCCAGACACGATGGCGGCTGCTGCTCGTGTACTAGCCGAGGCTAAGAGAAAGGGCGTCATCATCGACTTCTATGTGACGCACGTTGGCGACGACTTGCAGCTCATCATGACGCACCGTAAGGGTGTCGACTCGCCCGAGATACACGAGCTAGCCTGGAACGCCTTCAAGAAGGCGGCCGAGGTGGCCAAGGAGCTCGGTCTATACGCCGCTGGCCAGGACCTGCTCAGCGACGCCTTCAGCGGTAACATTAGGGGTCTAGGCCCTGGAGTCGCCGAGATGGAGATAGTAGAGAGGCCAAGCGAGCCCATAGTCATCTTCATGGCGGACAAGACCGAGCCCGGCGCCTTCAACCTGCCACTATTCCGCGCCTTCGCCGACCCCTTCACCACCGCAGGTCTAGTCATAGACCCCAGGATGCACGATGGCTTCCGCTTCCAGATACTAGACCTCTACGAGGGTCGTATGATCGAGCTTAACGCACCCGAAGAGATGTACGACATCCTAGCGCTCATAGGCGACCCAACCAGGTATGTGATCAAGAGGATATTCAGGAAGACCGACGGCGAGATAGCAGCCGTCGTTAGCAGCGAGAGGCTCAACCTCATAGCAGGGAGGTACGTCGGTAAGGACGACCCGGTAGCAATCGCGAGAGTACAGCACGGCTTCCCTGCGCTCGGCGAGATCCTAGAGCCGTTCGCATTCCCGCATCTCGTGCCAGGCTGGATGAGAGGCAGCCACTGGGGCCCACTAATGCCCGTAGGCCTCCGCGACGCCAGGTGCACCAGGTTCGACGGCCCACCAAGAGTCATCGCACTAGGCTTCCAGGTGACAAAGGGCAGGCTCATAGGCCCAGTAGACCTATTCGAGGATGTCGCCTTCGACGAGACGAGGAGGCTCGCCCAGCAGATCGCGGAGTACATGCGCCGCCACGGCCCATTCATGCCGCACAGGCTGCACGCCGAGGAGATGGAGTACACAACGCTACCAGACGTGCTCAAGAAGCTCGAGGGTCGTTGGAAGAAGGTGGAGGGCCCCGAGGCCCGCGAGATAGGCAAGCGCGAGAGGAAGGAGAGCGCAGAGGTGCAAGAGTAA
- a CDS encoding Kae1-associated kinase Bud32: MPRRLDTPEDGAEALKLLARGAEAELYLVEWGGRLAVLKRRVPKPYRHRVIDDALRFRRTLVEARMLVRALELGLSVPLLYEVRLSDAEIIMEYVEGRSLRWYIEECGLDEVAVDAVKRLGWMIGVLHEHGFVHGDVTTSNIIVTGRGSYKLIDFGLSGSSDDEEDKAVDVHLFLRAVESTHPEYADSLYKLFLEGYGEARGREKAEMVAGLVSKIRLMGRYVEERRRRRMVWEGLH; this comes from the coding sequence TTGCCTAGGCGGCTTGATACTCCTGAGGATGGGGCTGAAGCCTTGAAGTTGCTGGCGAGGGGCGCGGAGGCGGAACTGTATCTTGTAGAGTGGGGTGGTAGGCTGGCTGTTCTGAAAAGAAGGGTACCTAAGCCTTACCGTCATCGCGTGATTGACGATGCGCTGAGGTTTAGACGGACGCTCGTGGAGGCTCGTATGCTGGTTAGGGCGTTGGAACTTGGACTCAGCGTGCCTCTACTCTATGAAGTGAGGCTTAGTGACGCCGAGATAATCATGGAGTATGTCGAGGGGAGGAGTCTAAGGTGGTATATAGAGGAGTGTGGGCTTGACGAGGTTGCTGTTGATGCTGTTAAGAGGCTCGGATGGATGATAGGCGTTCTGCACGAACACGGGTTCGTCCATGGTGACGTCACCACTAGTAACATCATTGTGACTGGGAGAGGGTCCTACAAGCTCATAGATTTCGGGTTATCGGGGTCTAGTGATGATGAGGAGGACAAGGCGGTTGATGTCCACTTGTTTCTCAGGGCTGTGGAGTCGACTCATCCGGAGTACGCAGACAGCCTCTACAAGCTCTTCCTCGAAGGGTATGGAGAGGCTAGGGGGCGGGAGAAGGCTGAGATGGTTGCGGGGCTTGTCAGTAAGATACGGCTGATGGGTAGGTACGTCGAGGAGCGTAGGAGGCGCCGGATGGTATGGGAAGGGCTTCACTAA